In one window of Leptospira bourretii DNA:
- a CDS encoding DUF1318 domain-containing protein, with the protein MKRLMILSLLLGCKSILNLKVPPITITNAQTAAEKQMVGEDRELEKEGWMIASIQSSSNGRSNREKMATEDSDPEIKAHRIRLNYLMPELKRYKMHGMVGETPAGLVKLNPLANGLSSYAQYEIPAKKKRVEDVVLFLNESRKIIWEKEILTQKKKGKKEEELVQFKQTLLDEYYKSVSAGEYYETTNGRWEKFQ; encoded by the coding sequence ATGAAACGTCTTATGATTCTATCCCTTTTGTTGGGATGTAAATCCATTTTAAATCTAAAGGTTCCACCGATCACCATCACCAATGCGCAAACCGCAGCAGAAAAACAAATGGTGGGGGAAGATCGAGAATTAGAAAAAGAAGGTTGGATGATCGCCTCCATTCAATCTTCCTCAAACGGTAGATCGAATCGTGAAAAAATGGCTACCGAAGATTCTGATCCTGAAATCAAAGCTCATCGCATTCGTTTAAATTATTTAATGCCAGAGTTAAAAAGGTACAAAATGCACGGTATGGTTGGAGAAACTCCGGCTGGTCTGGTTAAACTAAATCCATTGGCGAATGGGTTATCGAGTTATGCTCAATATGAGATCCCAGCCAAAAAAAAACGAGTAGAGGACGTGGTTTTATTCTTAAATGAATCTAGAAAAATCATTTGGGAAAAAGAAATTCTTACACAAAAGAAAAAAGGAAAAAAAGAAGAAGAGTTAGTTCAATTCAAACAAACATTGTTAGATGAGTATTATAAATCTGTTTCGGCAGGAGAATACTATGAAACAACAAATGGTAGATGGGAGAAATTCCAATGA
- a CDS encoding LIC_11026 family protein — protein MNPILKVSLGIAKTKTFRGLFVLFLLYKSLFNAFTADLIVPELVSRFTLGRMEGNFRSFSLFFGIEIEDFRLYPGTPFENLPMVEAKRLSLRYNLPLLVFGKLRISEIGLTGGKIQIEESLGRWNFVSFLKQNKAETKEPVPEPKPPLTEIKTYLPLQASVYINLDAVEFQLKRDTGSLHFFSVQDLSLQTELETNRFTTIPLDLSVLNQIDHILLSLNASKPIPLDLDSTELRWKQTIPLSLRFEWDRTVSPEMFLFTTDIGKDDILLEVRKKPVQLGLRLLSDIHYDNQLDQVKLNQLDLRVLGQSWLSFSGSILDVSKEKPKVNISVEKSNMQLTVLQRSLDQLSGIIPEMKLSGDLSLEGTGIRGDWQNAEANLKLKANQLFLKIGKSKAHSIPSALIDIVSQLNFADTKPQTAEKPFPYINSIVMAPSHINYNGASLSFFGDYSEPKGLNFHLSVDKLQLGDYVSYLGGKLKMDADILAESFVSLSVQTNAKIDGFRYQLDRSRSPSSLLGLSLNAALLFDRPFGLSEIKISDLKLDQKTITGNKALELDLRGNVQLGSQLSATLTPLGLDVYTSNLLLVLPLVLKEKVSPLQNLLGNHPKLKLNARYSGSGNSKQIKADLGAELPGLELKDLKLVTDLSLSGNDTNEILIKTLKINAFGGIFNLGVSGNLKKTGKLKPPLGPYFGNLDLSFGLVSATKEYLAKGISFQGDLGLNLKIRDYDITGEFFSKVPVIAYNNQKCPGEQCQAYLLEDIIAKIPIQHNLARNVEDSLIVGDKSIFIKNYGRNQPANLTIGHVLGTHPSIPNLPFEYVKRQKEGPGLTASIEYKENYANIESLRSYSLDGLVLGKNMVFNLGNLDPKSMEFRGNFLIRDIDLKQLMAPKVRDKIDDGKLKADLNISVRDLSEPVANLDLFFSIFQIGRDFGKSALNVISPQNFIIDRITDSYTINKIDVSLSKGLVYADVYFNRSLLSLLVNLEDGKISQQRMPLANFLKRAQSEIQTYQE, from the coding sequence ATGAATCCAATCCTGAAGGTAAGTTTAGGAATCGCCAAAACCAAAACCTTTCGTGGACTTTTTGTCCTTTTTCTACTTTATAAATCTCTATTCAATGCCTTTACTGCGGACCTAATCGTTCCCGAACTTGTTTCTCGATTTACCTTGGGAAGGATGGAGGGGAACTTTCGCAGTTTTTCCCTTTTTTTTGGAATTGAGATCGAAGACTTTCGGCTCTATCCAGGCACCCCCTTTGAAAACCTTCCCATGGTGGAGGCAAAACGACTTAGCCTTCGTTACAACCTTCCACTTTTGGTCTTTGGAAAATTGAGGATCTCTGAAATTGGACTCACTGGTGGTAAAATCCAAATAGAAGAAAGTTTGGGACGTTGGAATTTTGTTTCTTTCCTAAAACAAAACAAAGCAGAAACGAAAGAACCAGTTCCGGAACCAAAACCTCCACTCACAGAAATCAAAACCTATCTTCCGTTACAGGCTAGTGTTTACATCAATTTAGATGCAGTCGAATTCCAACTAAAACGAGATACAGGTTCTCTCCATTTTTTTTCTGTCCAAGATCTTTCTTTACAAACGGAATTGGAAACCAATCGATTCACAACCATTCCATTAGATCTTTCCGTCCTCAATCAAATCGATCATATTCTCCTCTCTTTGAATGCTTCCAAACCAATTCCCTTAGATTTGGATTCAACAGAATTACGCTGGAAACAAACCATTCCTCTTTCTTTACGATTTGAATGGGATAGAACTGTATCTCCCGAAATGTTTTTGTTCACCACAGACATTGGTAAGGATGATATTTTACTGGAAGTTCGGAAAAAACCAGTTCAGTTAGGCTTACGTTTGTTATCTGATATCCACTATGATAATCAATTAGATCAAGTTAAATTGAATCAGTTGGATCTAAGAGTCCTTGGTCAATCTTGGCTTAGTTTTTCTGGTTCCATTCTGGATGTTTCGAAGGAAAAACCGAAAGTAAACATCTCGGTTGAAAAATCCAATATGCAACTCACCGTTTTGCAAAGATCGCTGGATCAATTATCTGGGATCATCCCTGAAATGAAATTGTCTGGAGATCTTTCTCTTGAAGGTACGGGCATTCGTGGAGATTGGCAGAACGCAGAAGCAAATTTAAAACTAAAAGCAAATCAGTTATTCTTAAAAATAGGAAAATCAAAAGCACATTCGATTCCTTCTGCATTAATCGACATTGTTTCCCAATTGAACTTCGCTGATACCAAACCTCAAACTGCTGAAAAACCTTTCCCTTATATAAACTCAATCGTTATGGCACCTTCTCATATCAATTATAACGGTGCCTCATTATCTTTCTTTGGCGATTATTCCGAACCAAAAGGGTTAAATTTTCATTTAAGTGTAGATAAACTTCAGTTAGGTGATTATGTTTCTTACTTAGGTGGAAAATTAAAAATGGATGCTGATATTTTAGCAGAATCATTTGTTTCGCTTTCCGTTCAGACAAATGCAAAAATTGATGGTTTTCGTTACCAGTTGGATCGTTCTCGTTCTCCTTCCTCTTTATTGGGCCTTAGTCTAAATGCAGCTTTACTTTTTGATCGACCCTTTGGTTTATCTGAAATCAAAATTTCTGACTTAAAACTCGATCAAAAAACCATTACAGGAAACAAAGCTTTAGAGTTGGACTTAAGAGGAAATGTACAACTGGGTTCCCAACTCTCGGCAACCTTGACTCCGTTAGGTTTGGATGTGTATACATCTAATCTTTTGCTTGTTCTTCCTTTGGTATTAAAAGAAAAAGTTTCTCCACTCCAAAACCTATTAGGAAATCATCCAAAATTAAAACTGAATGCACGTTATTCTGGATCAGGGAACTCAAAACAAATCAAAGCCGACTTAGGTGCGGAGTTACCTGGATTGGAATTGAAAGATTTGAAATTGGTAACTGATCTTTCTCTTTCTGGAAATGATACAAACGAAATTCTTATCAAAACTTTAAAAATTAATGCCTTTGGTGGTATTTTTAATTTAGGTGTTAGTGGAAATTTAAAAAAAACAGGGAAACTAAAACCGCCGTTAGGTCCTTATTTTGGAAACTTAGATTTATCTTTCGGTTTAGTGTCTGCTACCAAAGAATATTTAGCAAAAGGAATTAGTTTCCAAGGAGATTTGGGGCTAAACTTAAAAATTCGTGATTATGATATCACTGGTGAATTTTTTTCTAAAGTCCCTGTGATTGCTTACAATAATCAAAAATGCCCTGGGGAACAATGCCAAGCATACCTTTTGGAAGATATAATCGCAAAAATTCCAATCCAACATAACCTCGCACGTAATGTTGAGGATAGTTTGATCGTTGGTGATAAGTCTATATTCATAAAAAACTATGGAAGAAATCAACCTGCCAACCTAACAATCGGTCATGTTCTCGGAACTCATCCAAGTATACCAAATTTACCATTTGAGTATGTGAAACGCCAAAAAGAAGGTCCCGGTCTTACTGCATCCATTGAATATAAAGAAAATTATGCGAATATTGAATCCTTACGATCCTATTCTTTGGATGGGTTGGTACTTGGAAAAAATATGGTCTTTAACTTGGGAAATCTGGATCCTAAATCAATGGAATTTCGTGGGAATTTTCTAATTAGAGACATTGACTTAAAACAATTGATGGCTCCCAAAGTACGAGATAAAATTGATGATGGAAAATTAAAAGCAGACCTTAACATATCAGTAAGAGATTTGAGTGAACCTGTTGCCAATCTGGATTTGTTTTTTTCCATTTTTCAAATCGGACGTGATTTTGGTAAAAGTGCTTTAAATGTTATTTCTCCGCAAAATTTCATTATTGATCGTATAACTGATAGCTATACGATCAATAAAATTGACGTATCTTTGTCCAAAGGGTTGGTCTACGCGGATGTATATTTTAATCGATCTTTGTTATCTTTATTGGTGAATTTAGAAGATGGCAAAATTTCTCAACAGAGGATGCCTCTAGCAAATTTTTTGAAACGAGCACAAAGCGAAATCCAAACATACCAAGAGTGA
- a CDS encoding STAS domain-containing protein: MKIKVTSKNDVHIIKIEGAIKAGNEFELSEKIEQYIKKGQVPKFIIDLKKVPFINSAGLGTFLNIYKHIDGLNGRLVFANLNSDIENLMEITKLSSVFEIYKTLEEAEDSFEY, encoded by the coding sequence ATGAAAATCAAAGTTACTAGTAAAAACGACGTGCACATCATTAAAATTGAAGGTGCCATCAAAGCCGGAAATGAGTTCGAGCTATCTGAAAAGATTGAACAGTACATCAAAAAAGGCCAAGTCCCTAAGTTTATTATAGATTTGAAAAAGGTTCCTTTCATCAACTCAGCTGGTTTAGGAACATTTCTAAATATTTATAAACATATCGACGGCCTGAATGGTAGACTTGTATTTGCGAACTTAAATTCCGATATCGAGAACCTAATGGAAATTACAAAACTTTCTAGCGTTTTCGAGATTTATAAAACTCTGGAAGAGGCTGAAGACTCCTTCGAATATTAA
- a CDS encoding RNA polymerase subunit sigma-70: protein MLPRILDEKILPLIEEARAKHDLNIVKEQLPIWMVDRLAKKRKITEDESCEMVVTILEVFSKMWTLSLNYHITNVLGFFVTYAFNQYRNRFRRTEISESGELYLQLWNYDLPANEENPIDFLDIENPLKAELEKLPAITALVLSLQFDLPMKQNLKQLLLWKLRETNHDIDTFYRNLDEKRFRQRQILSRLSGMITRYTRKLYEATDQNRRKWYLKQKKLWILRRSKTIDRSFHSEREIAKLLGISRKAVRNHLSQGKHQLRRAGKDLLYYA, encoded by the coding sequence ATGTTACCAAGAATACTAGATGAAAAGATTTTACCTTTGATCGAAGAAGCAAGAGCCAAACATGATCTAAATATTGTAAAAGAACAATTACCTATCTGGATGGTAGACCGACTTGCCAAAAAAAGGAAAATAACGGAAGACGAAAGTTGTGAGATGGTTGTGACGATTTTGGAAGTATTTTCCAAAATGTGGACTTTAAGTCTAAACTACCATATAACTAATGTTCTTGGCTTTTTTGTTACTTATGCCTTCAATCAGTATCGGAACAGGTTCCGCCGGACCGAAATTTCTGAGTCAGGGGAATTATATTTACAATTATGGAACTATGATCTCCCGGCAAATGAGGAGAACCCCATCGACTTTTTGGACATTGAAAACCCTTTAAAAGCGGAATTGGAAAAGTTACCGGCAATAACGGCTCTCGTTTTGTCCTTACAGTTTGATTTGCCAATGAAACAGAATCTAAAACAACTTCTACTTTGGAAGTTACGTGAAACGAATCATGACATTGATACTTTTTATCGGAATCTAGATGAGAAACGGTTTCGACAACGCCAAATTTTATCCCGACTTTCTGGGATGATTACGAGGTACACACGCAAACTCTATGAAGCAACGGATCAGAATCGACGAAAATGGTATCTGAAACAAAAGAAACTCTGGATTTTACGAAGATCAAAAACCATTGATCGCAGTTTTCATTCGGAACGAGAGATTGCAAAGCTCTTAGGAATTTCCAGGAAGGCAGTTCGCAACCATTTGTCACAGGGAAAACATCAACTCCGAAGGGCTGGCAAAGATTTATTGTACTATGCATAA
- a CDS encoding Na+/H+ antiporter NhaC family protein, translating to MFFSLSPLLYLILSILFFRFVWIVPYPHPLALLVSGFIAFLQRRHRKSVFLKSSFRKNFFSVLPAMEILFFVGMLIASWAYSGVLLTMIQAGILFLQPDYFLPSLAVVAAIAAMVSGSSWTTAGTLGVALMGVAEVISFPETMAAGAIVSGCYFGDKLSPLSDTTNLASSLTHVPIWKHIQHMLKTTCISFGIAILGFYILNLYVLNSHQNADLSLRPGVIFPLPSSSISWSKLIPVVLVFGSSFFKLHIRISLILGIVSALGFSVNELGFQWQTWKTLLFGFESHTGNVVLDRFLSGGGVVAILPTEILILSAVWFGAVVEGYGYLNEILIQIKIWAKDKWDILLSTMGTSFLLNLVTADQYLSLVIPARAFRSLAEENSIPEKDISRSLEDSGTITSPLIPWNSCGAFMSTSLGVSVMSFFPFAFFNLFHVILSVSLLLIAKNKFKSS from the coding sequence ATGTTTTTTTCGCTATCACCACTTCTTTATTTAATTCTTTCGATTCTTTTTTTTCGATTTGTATGGATTGTTCCATATCCCCATCCTTTGGCTCTATTGGTTTCTGGCTTTATTGCTTTTTTGCAACGAAGGCATCGGAAGTCCGTATTTTTAAAATCATCCTTTCGTAAAAACTTTTTCTCTGTTTTGCCTGCGATGGAGATTCTTTTTTTTGTTGGGATGCTCATTGCTTCTTGGGCATATTCGGGAGTACTTTTAACAATGATTCAGGCAGGAATTTTGTTTTTGCAGCCTGATTATTTTTTACCATCTTTGGCAGTTGTTGCCGCCATTGCCGCAATGGTTTCTGGTTCTTCTTGGACCACCGCTGGTACGTTAGGTGTTGCGCTTATGGGAGTTGCTGAAGTCATTTCCTTTCCTGAGACAATGGCTGCTGGTGCTATTGTTTCTGGGTGTTATTTTGGAGATAAATTGTCCCCGCTTTCCGATACAACCAATTTGGCATCTAGTTTAACTCATGTTCCTATCTGGAAACATATCCAACATATGCTAAAGACAACTTGCATTAGTTTTGGGATTGCCATCTTAGGTTTTTATATTTTGAACCTTTATGTTTTGAACTCTCATCAGAATGCGGACTTATCTTTAAGACCTGGAGTTATTTTTCCCCTACCTTCCTCAAGTATTTCATGGAGCAAGTTAATCCCTGTGGTTCTTGTTTTTGGATCTTCATTTTTTAAATTGCATATTCGAATATCATTAATACTCGGAATTGTATCAGCCCTTGGATTTAGTGTCAATGAATTGGGTTTCCAGTGGCAGACTTGGAAAACATTGCTATTTGGATTTGAATCACATACCGGAAACGTAGTTTTGGATCGTTTTTTAAGTGGAGGGGGAGTGGTTGCGATTCTTCCTACGGAAATACTGATTCTTTCTGCTGTTTGGTTTGGTGCTGTTGTGGAAGGATATGGTTATTTAAATGAAATATTAATCCAAATCAAAATTTGGGCCAAAGACAAATGGGACATACTTCTTTCGACTATGGGAACATCGTTCCTTTTGAATCTGGTAACTGCAGACCAATACTTATCTCTTGTCATCCCTGCTCGAGCCTTTCGAAGTTTAGCTGAAGAAAACTCCATTCCAGAAAAAGACATCTCACGTTCATTAGAAGATTCTGGAACCATCACATCTCCACTCATTCCTTGGAACAGTTGTGGTGCCTTTATGTCTACTTCTCTTGGAGTTTCTGTGATGTCGTTTTTCCCTTTTGCTTTTTTTAATTTATTTCATGTAATCCTTTCAGTCTCACTTCTGTTAATCGCAAAAAATAAATTTAAAAGTTCGTAG
- a CDS encoding Nramp family divalent metal transporter: MRRFPFLAYLGPGLLYAGAAVGVSHLVQSTRAGAVYGYGLLFVVLFANLIKYPFFVVGTRYTIITGKSLLDGYESLGRLPVWIFFLISVGTMCIIVATVTLVTSGLFSNLLGISMEPWLLCSIILIFCFLLLAIGKFAALDGLMKWIVVLLTISTIVAMILSFYAPIPKLETAGKTFSISELGDVAFLIALMGWMPIPIEAAVWQSDWTLAKKTPDGKLPPMKYAMIDFNIGYIGTTLLAVCFLALGANMMYNTGAEFSSQAVSFASELVKLYTTAIGSWSYPIILIAAFFTMFSTTLTCFDAYPRVVSNASRRLFKSLEKIPTEKLYWYWILLVGVGSILILLFFRTNMKSLVDFATTVSFLNAPVLALIHHLILFGKEIPKDQRPKPWMNLLSWFGILFLFGFSIYYINITFL, encoded by the coding sequence ATGAGACGATTTCCTTTTTTAGCTTATCTTGGTCCTGGCCTTCTGTATGCCGGAGCCGCCGTTGGTGTTTCCCATCTTGTGCAATCGACTCGGGCTGGTGCCGTATATGGATACGGATTACTTTTCGTTGTTCTTTTTGCTAATTTGATCAAATATCCATTTTTTGTCGTCGGGACCAGATATACAATTATCACCGGTAAATCATTGTTAGATGGATACGAATCATTGGGCCGATTACCAGTGTGGATCTTTTTTCTAATTTCGGTTGGAACAATGTGTATCATTGTCGCTACTGTAACACTTGTCACTTCAGGTTTATTTTCCAATCTTCTTGGAATTTCTATGGAACCTTGGTTGCTTTGTTCTATAATTCTAATATTCTGTTTTCTTTTGCTTGCGATTGGTAAATTTGCAGCTCTCGACGGCCTAATGAAATGGATAGTGGTTTTGTTAACCATTTCAACTATTGTTGCCATGATCCTTTCGTTTTACGCACCTATACCCAAATTAGAAACAGCAGGAAAAACTTTTTCAATTTCGGAACTTGGAGATGTTGCCTTCCTAATTGCCCTTATGGGTTGGATGCCGATTCCCATTGAAGCAGCGGTTTGGCAGTCAGATTGGACCCTTGCCAAAAAAACGCCCGATGGCAAACTTCCTCCAATGAAATATGCGATGATCGACTTTAATATCGGTTATATTGGGACTACCTTACTTGCCGTTTGTTTTTTGGCACTGGGTGCAAACATGATGTACAATACAGGAGCAGAATTTTCTTCTCAGGCAGTCAGTTTTGCTTCTGAACTTGTTAAATTGTATACTACCGCCATTGGCTCTTGGTCTTATCCCATTATCTTAATTGCTGCATTTTTTACAATGTTCTCTACAACTCTGACTTGTTTTGATGCTTACCCTAGAGTGGTTTCAAACGCAAGTCGCAGATTGTTCAAATCATTGGAAAAAATTCCTACGGAAAAATTATATTGGTATTGGATCCTTCTTGTGGGTGTGGGTTCCATTTTGATTTTACTTTTTTTTAGAACCAATATGAAGAGTTTGGTGGATTTTGCGACGACAGTATCTTTTTTGAATGCCCCAGTGCTTGCCCTCATTCATCACTTGATTTTATTTGGAAAAGAGATTCCAAAAGACCAAAGACCTAAACCTTGGATGAATTTACTTTCTTGGTTTGGTATTTTGTTTTTATTTGGATTCTCCATCTATTATATCAACATTACTTTTCTTTAG
- a CDS encoding PAS domain-containing hybrid sensor histidine kinase/response regulator, whose product MENLIPSEVYSSLILQYLYDAVIVTDMEFRIINWNLAAERIYGFTAKEVIGQYTGSILKTEQNETTREGRILELQTNGIWQGEVYQYNKNSQKLKIRSAASFLKDKSGHTIGLIAINRDITEESKFQEELADREERFRMSFDNAGVGVCLLDLDGRFIRVNKKLESMLGYESDELIGRRSNEFAYEEDKQVFDTFRELALSGSKENMIYEKRFFSKDQNILWVEISNTLVKDRNGIPSYFVVHLNDITDRKNAELHLLNAKKEAERANQAKSEFVANMSHEIRTPLNGVIGFNELLLTTHLNSDQREYVQNAISSAHGLLGIINDVLDFSKIEAGKLVLNEVTSNLEQIINDSLGVLKWKANEKGIDLKLEVGLELPKIILVDATRLRQILINLLGNAVKFTEVGGVVLKVSATQASPQKTKLEFIITDTGIGISEEQKTHLFQSFWQGESNSTRRYGGTGLGLRITKSLLDLMGGEIEVQSKLGIGTEFRFVIECSAGGQTSNQSVSSENELQNELFANIHHPVLNEISPKILVVEDNDMNRDLLKRMILKYIPKAQIVEAVDGLEGVRFFRESIPDLVFMDVQMPNMDGLEAVTEIRKQPSGQIVPIIALTAGALYEERKKCFDVGMDQFLTKPIDILALNQILFRYLNR is encoded by the coding sequence ATGGAAAATTTAATTCCGAGCGAGGTGTATTCTTCGCTAATCTTACAATATCTTTATGATGCGGTGATTGTTACGGATATGGAATTCCGAATCATCAATTGGAATTTAGCCGCTGAACGTATTTACGGATTCACTGCAAAAGAAGTGATCGGCCAATACACAGGTTCCATTTTAAAAACAGAACAGAATGAAACCACGAGAGAGGGTCGGATTTTGGAACTCCAAACCAATGGAATTTGGCAGGGAGAGGTATACCAATACAATAAAAATTCACAAAAATTAAAAATTCGATCTGCTGCCAGTTTTTTAAAAGATAAATCAGGACATACAATTGGGCTCATTGCGATCAACCGTGACATTACGGAAGAAAGTAAGTTCCAAGAAGAACTTGCAGATCGCGAAGAACGATTCCGCATGAGTTTTGATAATGCAGGCGTTGGAGTTTGTCTTTTGGATCTAGATGGTCGTTTTATTAGAGTGAATAAAAAACTAGAATCGATGTTAGGTTATGAATCAGACGAACTCATCGGACGAAGGTCTAATGAGTTTGCTTATGAAGAAGACAAACAGGTTTTTGATACATTTCGAGAATTGGCCCTTAGTGGTTCGAAAGAGAATATGATTTATGAAAAACGTTTTTTTTCGAAAGATCAAAATATACTTTGGGTAGAGATTTCAAATACCTTAGTGAAGGATAGGAACGGAATACCTTCCTATTTTGTGGTTCACTTAAACGATATTACAGATCGAAAAAATGCTGAGTTACATCTTCTCAATGCCAAAAAAGAAGCAGAAAGGGCAAACCAAGCAAAATCAGAATTTGTTGCCAATATGAGCCACGAGATTCGGACTCCCTTAAACGGAGTGATTGGATTTAATGAATTATTATTAACGACTCATTTAAATTCGGACCAAAGAGAGTATGTACAAAATGCAATCAGCAGTGCACACGGACTTTTGGGTATCATCAATGATGTTTTGGACTTTTCAAAGATTGAAGCTGGAAAATTGGTTCTGAATGAAGTTACATCCAATTTGGAACAAATCATCAACGATTCGTTAGGTGTTCTCAAATGGAAAGCCAATGAAAAGGGGATTGATCTCAAACTTGAAGTTGGACTCGAATTACCAAAAATTATTTTGGTGGATGCAACTAGACTACGCCAGATACTCATTAATTTGTTAGGGAATGCTGTGAAATTCACAGAAGTTGGTGGAGTGGTATTAAAAGTAAGTGCGACCCAGGCATCACCACAAAAAACAAAATTGGAATTTATCATTACCGATACAGGCATAGGAATTTCGGAAGAACAAAAAACTCATCTATTTCAATCCTTTTGGCAAGGAGAATCCAATTCAACGAGAAGGTATGGCGGGACTGGACTTGGACTACGAATCACAAAATCTTTGTTAGATTTGATGGGCGGAGAAATTGAAGTTCAATCCAAGTTGGGAATTGGAACGGAATTTCGATTTGTAATCGAATGTAGTGCAGGGGGCCAAACTTCAAACCAATCGGTCTCATCAGAAAATGAACTACAAAATGAATTATTTGCGAATATCCATCACCCCGTACTGAATGAAATTTCGCCAAAAATTTTGGTGGTGGAAGACAATGATATGAATCGTGACCTTCTCAAACGTATGATTCTGAAATACATTCCCAAGGCGCAAATTGTAGAAGCCGTAGACGGACTCGAGGGAGTTCGTTTCTTTCGAGAATCAATTCCTGATTTGGTTTTTATGGATGTCCAAATGCCTAATATGGATGGATTAGAAGCCGTCACAGAAATTCGCAAACAACCATCGGGTCAAATTGTTCCCATCATAGCACTCACCGCAGGTGCCTTGTATGAAGAACGAAAAAAATGTTTTGATGTGGGAATGGACCAATTTCTGACCAAACCGATCGATATTTTAGCCCTCAATCAAATTCTATTTCGTTATTTGAATCGATAG